The Zeugodacus cucurbitae isolate PBARC_wt_2022May chromosome 4, idZeuCucr1.2, whole genome shotgun sequence genome includes the window AAGTGCGAATTGCATCAGCATAACGACGCATCATCATATAAGCGAATCCAACGTAGTATGAAGTCGAAATTTGACAGGCAGGTATATGAGAATACTGCGACTTTTTGTGAATTTCTATCGGCTCCAATACTTTGATTGCTTGATAGTAATCTCCCAACAATGAATGTACACGCAATAGGCCTACCAACGAGAAGTAacccaacattttataaaatgacAATTCGCCAAACTCTCCAGCAACAGTTTGTGGATCGTTTCCTTGAGCAATTGCTTCCAGTTGCTTCTTAATGTTTGAAATGTCCACCAGAGAATGAAGAACATTCAATATGCAAAGTATACTCCAAACATTGCTGTGATTAACGCAAAGTTGTTGAATCTCTTCCTGGGTCTTATCCGTTAAACGCGccctattaaatatttgttgtagtaTAAAAAGGTCAAGAACTTCAATGTTTGTAATTTACCTGTATTGCGCAAAGTTTTGGAATTGGTAAACAAATTCATCAACTAATTCCCACAACCAGATATCGGGTAATTCCAAAGACACCGGATTTTGAGATGAAATTattagattgaagaagtcgcaatAATTGAAGAACGAATTTATGCGTTGATCTAATTTAGGGCCACCAGGTATACGCGCGTGGATATGACGGTAGTACAATTCCttatacaaaattaagaaaacttTATCGTTATCTACAATTGACGATACTTCTTGCTCATCAGGCCAAGCGCTTTTATCGAAATGATGATCACTAATTTGTGGAAAGGTATTctcatacatattttgtatatcGAATAGCACACCCTCTTTGATGGCTTGGCAGAAGTTTTGCAGGAAAAACTTTACATTGTCGGGCATTCTGCTTGCGTAGTAGCTACGTTCATATTCCATATCCAATTGCGGATCACCGGTGTGTCCATAATCATCATAGTAATCCTAAAAAAGAGTGAGAAAAGTAAATGGGTTATTCCGATTCAGTCCTTTGTGAATTGTTGTCTCCACAGCCAGAAAGTATGgttatgttaaaattttttgcaactCGATGTTGTGggcaaattattgaaaatttttactcaCAGCACTTCCATAATCTTCACCGCTATACATGTTGCTAAGATATACAATTAttcacaaacaaaattacaatatttaaactGTGATTGAGAATTTAAGCACGCCCGCAATTGCCTATGCCACGAAAAAGAGTATTTAGTTGTAAGACAATCGACCTGTTCGTTTTTAGAACTGCTTTATCAACTGGAGAAGTACTGcacaaagaagaaataaaacaagaTTGCCattcttcatttattatttgcaaaGCTATATAATTGTTAAAggaaattaataagaaaattaattaacacaTTGTGAATTCTACAGAATTCTAcagaatttacaatatttaaggatgataaaattacatatattaaattaatgcaTAATATATTAGTTCatcgtatgtatatacaattcattgaaatatatttgtatgctttAATTCACATTAacttgcaaaatttaatttattcacgtgcatattattttatttttgtgataagataaaaaaaatagtattttctttttatttatttaaattttaccgcactgttttatttttattttgattatacaaatttttctcttttctttcaTTCTTTATTGTCAAATTTGACACTGACGTTTTTCGCACCATTTGCTCCATACGGttggtgaatattttttattattcacatTGTTTTTTCTGCAAAACCCCTCCGATTTTGCTTTCTAAAAAATGGTGTCTTGGAGCAGCTTCTCTCGTCCATTGACGGCGTTATCACAATATCGCAACATTTTACAGTCACCAGTTTGCCGAAATGGTGGGTAATTGTACTAAGAAATTCCTATGCTATTGGAGAATTACATTACGCAacttgtatatattgtaaaaaaattgccttataaattataaatattgcaGCCGTGCAGATGCAAATGCGGAAAGCCGGACATGATCACCATCAGTTTACAATTCAGCCTTCTCGATTCCAGTGGAACAAGTTTAAAGATTTGTTACACTTCTACGTTATGATTGGTCTTATTCCTATCACAGGAATTGTTTTGTACACTAACATTTTCATTGGACCAGCTCAGTTGACCGAGATTCCTGAAGGTTACGAACCCAAACATTGGGAATATCACAAGGTTAGTCCATAaaacaaattgatttatttaagatACAGAAACAGTGAGAGAGACcaaatataaagtaattttaataatgttaTATATCTGCTGTCATTAATGCGTGTCGACATGTTTAAATCCAACATCGTAATTACTTTTCAGCACCCAATTTCCCGCTTCATTTCTCGATATATCTATCCTTCACCACAGCAAGAATACGAAAAATCTTTGCACCATATTTTCGAGGAAAATGAGAAAGCTTTGATAAGGTAAtacattaatacatttttattttaacgtaGATTCGTTGTTCATGTTCTCGAATTTTTCAGACAACTTGAGAAAGATGTCAATGAAAAAATGGCTGAGCGCAACGATTACAAAGCCTATTACTACAGACCAGCCATCGCCAAATATCATAGAATTTCTAAAGAGGCTGCTGATCATTTGGAATCAATTAGAGGCAATTaagttttatttgtgaaaaacaaTGCTTAAAGTTGAGTAGATGACTACATAAGTAATGTTTAGAACATTGTTTTGATCACATTTGTAgttaaaataaaagctttatgTTATTCTAAATTGatgttttatttatacaaaaaaatactttacaaTTAACATAAGTttctataagtacatatatttcttacgatcatatgtacataagagAAATATAACTTAATACTATACCAAGAGAGATCTAATATAACTAGATTGATTATTCAGCCCCAAGCTTGGTTCTTGCAATAATAAAGAACAAGTTTGCCATTCGTACCATGACATTCGTAGAGATTTTTTATAACTTGATCCGGTGCAGGAGCAAATGTCTGATTCACATAaagaaactaaaataaaacagtATTAATATCAagcgatatttattttaaatatgaaggACTTACGATCTGTTCACTTGCATCTAATTTAAGATATTGGTGTATAAACTTCTGTATCCAACTAACAGTTTTATTGGGATCTACTGTCCATTTGCGTTTTTTGATTATTGGAACGTTGCCCGTAGCATTTAGTAGTATACAAACTAaaagacattttaaaaattatggagACTAATTATTTTGATAACATGATTAAATAcgcactttttgaattgtctttCTCCGTTATAGAATTATCCTCTGTATCCGCCATGGCTTATGTTGTGAattagttaattattattttaaagtcaAAATGTTTATTCCTTTgtattatcgaaaataaaaatgttccaCAACAGCTGTTTGTCAAAACTTTCATATCGTTTCAAGTGACGACGTTGCCACATAGTACGAAAACTAATACttcaagtatttattattaattttcaatttttgtttattttcttctgtaatgattttttttttcaaatcttaaCTATTTTCACCATACCTTGACTGACGAAATTCCAAACatgcttaaataaataattaacaagaATATTACCAATGTTTCTATTAAACTatatttagaatgtttttaaatttgaaaattttaaatttaaattaaacaatacGTTTGTGTTAGTACATCATCAGAAATGAACATTTAACTATTAATCAATAAATGATCTctgtctcaaatattttttaattaatcaacaaatatttgtgaaattgtTGGTAATGCAGTTATTGTGTTTGACATTTAATGAAGCACGTGtgaaggaaaatattttgaatgtttTGATTTGATCCCATGTTGTACAACttggaaaatataatagaatTGTAAGCAAAATgagtaaaaaattgtttgatggATCAGAAGAAAGTGATGGAGAGGATCTCCAAATTAGCACCAATAAGGAGTATGCAAAATCTTACAATAGTTTCCGTAAAAAGGAGTTATTAAAGAAATGTAAGTagcttatatttttaattattcagtAGAAGTATACATTACATTATGTGGTTTATAGTTAAGGATCGTGGATATGATGTTAATGAGTCCGATTCAACAAGCGATAGTGAGTCTTCGTCAGAAGAAGATGAAGTCGTCGATGTAAAATTCGATCAAGAATTCCTCAAAACCTTGtcgtcattaaaaaataaagatcCAACgatatatgataaaaatacacaattttttggATCTCTAAATGAAGCTATAAACAGTGACGGTGAAGATGAGAAAAATGTGTCTagagataaaaaacaaaaaccagtaACTTTAAAGGACTATGAACGTCAAGTTATCTTGGACAAAGGGGGAATATTTGAAGATGGTAAGATAACAATAATTGCTGCAACGCCATTGAAATAATTCtaacttcttttgaaaaaaaaaatagattctgAAGAAGAAGCTCCAATACGAACCGCATCTCCAACGTTCGTCGAAGAGGAGCGCAGACTGAAAGAAGAATTTAAGAATGTGGTCAATAAAAACGATTCGGAGGATGATGAAGGGAATGAAGAAGCATTTGGaggtattttcaaaaaaagaaataaaacaaaagacgAGCAAGAAAAAGAAGATGCGGATTATTTGAAATGGCTGGCTGGCCAAAAGGACGATCTGGAAGACCCAATCAAAGAATCCTTAAAACCTCTTAAAAACTATTGGAACAGTAAAAACTTACCTCAAAGTGAACGTTTCTTGCGTgattatattttgaataaaggGTAAATACAATTCATTATTTTCGTaatattaattcatattaatttgagatttattttTGCCAGTTATGCAAATACAAAGTCCTCAGATATTCCCACTTATGATGAAATCGTTGGTGATAATCAACCATTGTCGGAGGATGAAATGGAACTTGAAAAACAAGCAGAATTCgagcaaaaatataatttccgttTCGAAGAACCCGATGCAGAGTTCATAAAACGATACCCCAGAACTATTGAGCAGTCCGTCCGACAATCAGATGatcgaagaaaacaaaaaaggcaaGAAATAAAGGATCGGAAGAAGCTTGAAAAAGAACAGAAAATGAAAGAGTTGGAAATAGTTAAGGATATGAAACGAAAGGAGATTGAGGAAAAGATACAGAAGATTAAAATGGTAACCGGCAATGAAGAACTGGGTTTCAAAGACGAAGAACTCGAGGAGGACTTTGACCCGGACGCACATGATCGCAGAATGCAAGAAATATTCAATGAAGAATATTATCAAGTGGACGAAGGCGAGGAAAAACCAGAATGTCCATCAGATATTGACGAATTAAAAGTAGAAGACTGGGACAACTATGATCCCAATGAAGAAGATGCGGGATATTACAATGATACTCATTGTGAAGATGAAGACTTCAACATGGATTGTGATTATGATCCCGAAACGGCTAAAGAACAATTGCAAAGAGAACttattgaaaatacaaaaaagagaaaaagtcGTAAAGGCCGAAAAAGTGAATTTATGGAAttaattaaaactgaaaaacCCGTGTTTGATCCAGTCGATGAGAAAACGTATGAAGAATATATTgatgaatattataaattagATTGCGAAGATATGATTGGGGACCTACCGTGCCGTTTTAAGTATACAGAAACAACGCCAAACGATTTCGGTCTTACCATAGAAGAGGTAATACCATAAACCATTCttataatattgtaatattaatatttttcgtgTCTGCTTCAGATACTCTTAGCTAAAAATAAAGAACTTAATCAATGGGCAAGCTTAAAGAAAACTATACAGATTAGACCAGAACACTTGGAAAAGAAGGATCAAAGGTTATATAAACTAAAAGCCAAAAATGAAGCACTTaaacgaaaaatattcaaaagtttATATGGCGATGggtatgattaaaaaaatacaacttatttatatatacaataaatttcCCACTCATTTTTGTTCACAGGTCTGATGATGAAGACGCTGACGAGGATAAACTAAATGCAACGGCAAATCCAGAATTCATTGAAAAGGAAGATCAAGCGaatattagtgaaatcggtAAAATAGGGAAACGCAAATTGCAAACAGAAGAAATAACCAGCTTGCCATCTACAAATGATACAAATGAAAttcaagacaagaaaataaaattgaatgatcCAAAACCGAATAATGACCAAAGcgtaaaaataaatgaagacaCACAAACCAATAGCAAAAAGAAACGCAAGAAGCGTAAATCCAAAGTAAGCAATGTTGAAGTAAAAACAAAGACAGCAGAGCAGCATCAGAATTTAAACAACCAACCGCCAAGTAAATTGAATCAAAATAAAGCGAATCCATTTAAATTCACTGATCCTAATCCATCTTCTTCGACAAATACACCTAATGCTACTGTTAAAGCGCCGAGTACCCCAACAAATGGAAAAGTTAAATCAGGTCAACTAAATCCTTTTaaaggaaatgaaaataatgtgaaaaaagGTAGCGGTCAAGCAAACTCAGAGCGGGGCTCCCgttttaaatcaaacaaaatacagaaaaataaaCCTAAACCGAATTCGAAGAAATTTGATTCAAGTAATAAGGCTTCTAAGAACGGCGTAAACATTAGCGACGAGCGTCTAAAAGCATACGGAATTAACCCGAAAAAATTCCATAAGAAACAGAAATATGGAAAGCcccaaaattaagttatattaagttaaaaattggagttgtaaacattatttattttttcaatttgtataaAAGTATGTAATAAgtaagatttataaaaaatgtgcatatttcactataaaaaattaatatatccaattatgtacatatccataattacaaaatattttacattgtatgtaaacattttattttgattttgcataaaaatagttaaaataaattaattatttttctaatggGGCacatttcatcgaaaatatatgtatatttaaatgtatttatccATAGGATGAAGTGCACTATAATATaaggtttttaaatatatctgcCGTTTATTCTGAATGTATGcagcaataaatgttatttaatacacaaatatgtcttgtttattattttattctcaaagaagtttacacaaatgttcatttttatacatttttagtttttgttgtaatctataatataaaaatgaatcggaaaatgtgttgctaagcgcataactcgagaaccactgaaccgatttcgcaaattctttgtttagaatgtttttagaggtatcgggatggttcttacggagaaaaaaaattggaaaaattgcctgaaaaagtcttaaatccacaattttctaatcacccatacaaacaatttgtgtcgttagtctcgaaaaaaagtcgagaagggccaaaccgatctggctaattttagttatgaaatatttatggaagaccagggaaggattagaaagtaagtatgtatcgaaaaattgtgaggaagacaacaagaagatgatttaatttgaattgacaacaaaattataaaaaaaaaaaaacaaaaaataataatattttgaaagttgtcattgttgctttgttaaaatatttttatcattgttcaattgtataaggctgtgtcgatagcccaaaacaatttgtaacaagtagggaaaggcaactgaacattttatactctcgcaatttattgatgtaattttattacacgcaatttgaaataaagtcaaatagaataacgaaaatcagcaaaacttGATAAattagtacatgagggttgaggtaattccagaaccgatttcactcattttcaacccccagttataatgggaataggggtaacttgccacctgttagtaggcagccaaacggcaattcggccttgaaattactcctacattgcaaatcaacgaaacaccagtctgcaaaatcgtcaaacgaaaagagctataaaaaagattttccagatattcaagtcgctggaggtactgcacaggactttaaaagatttacgcgacaacgaaaatatttttggtgaagccatgattctgttggcaggtgattttcgccagactattcctgga containing:
- the LOC105216299 gene encoding eukaryotic translation initiation factor 3 subunit L, yielding MYSGEDYGSADYYDDYGHTGDPQLDMEYERSYYASRMPDNVKFFLQNFCQAIKEGVLFDIQNMYENTFPQISDHHFDKSAWPDEQEVSSIVDNDKVFLILYKELYYRHIHARIPGGPKLDQRINSFFNYCDFFNLIISSQNPVSLELPDIWLWELVDEFVYQFQNFAQYRARLTDKTQEEIQQLCVNHSNVWSILCILNVLHSLVDISNIKKQLEAIAQGNDPQTVAGEFGELSFYKMLGYFSLVGLLRVHSLLGDYYQAIKVLEPIEIHKKSQYSHIPACQISTSYYVGFAYMMMRRYADAIRTFSEILLYIQRTKQLYSTRSYQNDQINKQAEQMYHLLAICLVLHPQCIDESIQQVLREKNYHDAMFKMQCGDLEVFKSFFIFACPRFVSPCPPAADAPMEDYVKDPMEHQLMVFMDEVRQQKDLPTTRSYLKLYTTLPLAKLASFIDSNASEDDVSKLLIRLLCFKHKMRNLVWTKGSSGLEGTFKSGSELDFYIDDDMIHIADTKISHRYGDFFVRKIMKFNDLNRKLKNIHI
- the LOC105216298 gene encoding NADH dehydrogenase [ubiquinone] 1 beta subcomplex subunit 5, mitochondrial — translated: MVSWSSFSRPLTALSQYRNILQSPVCRNAVQMQMRKAGHDHHQFTIQPSRFQWNKFKDLLHFYVMIGLIPITGIVLYTNIFIGPAQLTEIPEGYEPKHWEYHKHPISRFISRYIYPSPQQEYEKSLHHIFEENEKALIRQLEKDVNEKMAERNDYKAYYYRPAIAKYHRISKEAADHLESIRGN
- the LOC105216297 gene encoding autophagy protein 12-like, which produces MADTEDNSITEKDNSKICILLNATGNVPIIKKRKWTVDPNKTVSWIQKFIHQYLKLDASEQIFLYVNQTFAPAPDQVIKNLYECHGTNGKLVLYYCKNQAWG
- the LOC105216296 gene encoding protein KRI1 homolog, whose amino-acid sequence is MSKKLFDGSEESDGEDLQISTNKEYAKSYNSFRKKELLKKFKDRGYDVNESDSTSDSESSSEEDEVVDVKFDQEFLKTLSSLKNKDPTIYDKNTQFFGSLNEAINSDGEDEKNVSRDKKQKPVTLKDYERQVILDKGGIFEDDSEEEAPIRTASPTFVEEERRLKEEFKNVVNKNDSEDDEGNEEAFGGIFKKRNKTKDEQEKEDADYLKWLAGQKDDLEDPIKESLKPLKNYWNSKNLPQSERFLRDYILNKGYANTKSSDIPTYDEIVGDNQPLSEDEMELEKQAEFEQKYNFRFEEPDAEFIKRYPRTIEQSVRQSDDRRKQKRQEIKDRKKLEKEQKMKELEIVKDMKRKEIEEKIQKIKMVTGNEELGFKDEELEEDFDPDAHDRRMQEIFNEEYYQVDEGEEKPECPSDIDELKVEDWDNYDPNEEDAGYYNDTHCEDEDFNMDCDYDPETAKEQLQRELIENTKKRKSRKGRKSEFMELIKTEKPVFDPVDEKTYEEYIDEYYKLDCEDMIGDLPCRFKYTETTPNDFGLTIEEILLAKNKELNQWASLKKTIQIRPEHLEKKDQRLYKLKAKNEALKRKIFKSLYGDGSDDEDADEDKLNATANPEFIEKEDQANISEIGKIGKRKLQTEEITSLPSTNDTNEIQDKKIKLNDPKPNNDQSVKINEDTQTNSKKKRKKRKSKVSNVEVKTKTAEQHQNLNNQPPSKLNQNKANPFKFTDPNPSSSTNTPNATVKAPSTPTNGKVKSGQLNPFKGNENNVKKGSGQANSERGSRFKSNKIQKNKPKPNSKKFDSSNKASKNGVNISDERLKAYGINPKKFHKKQKYGKPQN